The genomic window AAAGGCTTTACGCTTGGCCTCGATCAGGTCGATGCAACGTTGGGTGGTGGGCTTCCGCGGGGGTGCCTGCACGAAGTTTTTGCCCATGAAGTGGGTGATGCGGGTGCGAGCGCCGGGTTTGCGCTTGCGCTTGCCCTGCGCGCCGCTGGAGAGGGACGGCACATCGTCTGGGTGCGGCATGCATTTGCGGTGCTGGAGCAGGGCGATCTCTATGCGCCCGGCCTTGCGCAGTTCGGCATCGATCCGGACCGGGTTCTGCTGATCTCGGCAAAAAGCGAAACGATGGTGCTGCGGGCAGGGCTTGAGGCCTTGCGGTCCCCGGCTCTTGGCGCCGTTCTCCTGGAAATCTGGGGCAAGGCAGGGTTTCTCGACCTGACAGCCAGCCGCCGCATGATGCTGGCGGCCTCACGCTCCGGCGTGACGGGTTTCATCCTTCGGGCGGCGGGGCAGCCGCAGCCCAGTTCTTCACTCACCCGATGGCAGGTAAGGGCGGCACCCTCGGTGGGGCTTGCGGCCGGGGCACCGTCCAATCCTGTCTTCGATATTCTTTTGGACCGTCATCGCGCCGGCATTGCGGGCGGGCGCTGGCATTTGGAGTGGAACCGTGACCGCAAAAGCTTCGATCTCTCCGCAGCACAGCCTGCCCGTTTCGACGAGCCCCTCGCAACACCCAAGCGAAGCGCCGCAAAGCCGCTTCCTGGCTCTGTGGTTTCCCTTCCTGTCGACCGACCGGCTGCATCGCCAGAAGACCAGAAGCCCTTCCGCAAGACAGGCTGAAGACGCGCCGAAAGAGAAAAGCAGCAGCCTGTCCAAGCCTCTCGTCATCGTCGAGAAGGTGAAGGGCGCCTTGCGTCTTGCCGCCGCCGACCCTGCGGCACGGGCACTCGGCCTGTCGCCCGGGCTCACGCTTGCCGATGCGCGGGCGCGCGTGCCCGATATCGAAGTGTGCGAGACGGCGCCGGAAGCCGATCGGCGCATGCTGGAACGGCTCGCCGATGCCTGCGACCGCTTCACGCCGCTCGTCGGTTTCGATGGCAAGTGTCTCGATGGCACGGGAGGGCTCATGCTGGACATAGCCGGCTGCGTTCATCTTTTCGGCGGCGAGGCGGCCATGCTGCAGGATATCGCGGACAAGTTCGAAACGGCGGGCTTCAAGACCTTCGCCGCGATCGCGTCGGCGCCGGATACGGCGCGCGCCATGGCGCAGTTCGGGTCAGGCGGTATCGTGGCTGAAGGCAGTGAAGAGCATGCGGTGCGGCCCTTGCCCGTGGCCGCTCTTGGTCTTGGCGCGGAGATCGAAAACGGGCTCGCCCGCGCCGGACTCAGGAGCATCGGTGATGTCGCGGCGCGTCCGCGCGGACCGCTTGTCGCGCGCTTCGGGCCGGAACTTGCCTACCGGCTCGATCTCGTGATGGGACGGCGCCGCTCATCGATCACGCCGCGCCGCACGGTCGGTGACATCATCGTGGAAAAGCGGTTCGGCGAGCCGATCGGCTACGAGGAGGACATTCGGGCGTGCCTGCGCCACCTTGCGGGGCAGGCGGGAGAACTTTTGCAAGAGCGCGGCAAAGGCGGCCGGCTTTTCGAGGCGGCTTTCTTCAGGGCCGATGGCAAGGTGACGCGCATCCCGGTGGAAACGGCACGACCTTCGCGCGATCCAGCTGCGCTGATGCGCCTTTACGATGCGAAGCTCGAAGGGCTTGCCGATCCCCTCGATCCCGGCTTCGGCTTCGATCTGATCCGCCTGTCGGTCATCTTCAGCGAAACGCTCGTTCCCGAGGCGCAGGAGCTTTCGTCGAAAGGCGTTCCAACCGAAGAGGCAAGCGCGTTGGTGGAGCGCCTGAGTGCCCGGTTTACGCCCGAGCAGGTGGTGCGCTTCGTTTCGCGCGATACGCATATTCCCGAACGTGCCGCCGAAGCCATTCCGGCATTGTCATCGGAGCAGTCGGCGATCACATGGGTGGTGCAGGACAGTGGCGAGCCGCCCTTGCGTCCGCTTTTTCTCTTCACGCCGCCCCATGCGATCGACGTTACCGCCTCGGTTCCGGATGGCCCGCCGCATCGCTTCTTCTGGCGCCGGGTCGAGCATGCGATCGTCAAGGCGGAAGGTCCTGAGCGCATTGCGCAGGAGTGGTGGCGCGATGCCGGACAGGCGATGACACGCGATTATTTCCGGCTCGAGGATACCGCCGGGCGCCGGTTCTGGGTCTATCGCGAAGGGCTCTACGGGATGGAAGTCACCAATCCGCGCTGGTTCCTGCATGGGATCTTCGCATGATGCGGTACGGCGAACTTGCGGTCTCCACCAATTTCTCCTTTCTGCGCGGGGCCTCCCATCCGCATGAGTTCATCACCCGCGCGCTGGAACTCGGCTATGCGGGCATCGGCATCGCCGATTGCAACACGGTGGCGGGAGTCGTCCGCGCCTATAGTGCTCTCAACGAGCTGAATTCCGATTACGCCGCTCAGTATGGAAAGGGTGCCAGGCTTGATTTCAAGCTGGTCGTCGGCGCCCGGCTCGTCTTCGCCGACGGCACGCCCGACATTCTCGCCTATCCGGAAAACCGGGCCGGTTGGGGCAGGCTTTGCCGACTTTTGACGAAGGGCAAGATGGGCGACACGAAGAAGGGCGATTGCATCCTGAGCTTCGCCGATCTCCTGTCGCTTTCGGCCGATCTGCTGTTCATCGTCATGCCGCCCGATCAGCTTGACCAGGTGGAAGCCACGCTTGCGCAGCTTTCACGCACGGCACCCGGCTCCGTGTGGCTCGGCGCGGCCATGGGTCGTCGAGGGGATGACCGGCGCCGCCTCGTCGCCCTGAAGTCCCTGGCCGATGCGGCGCGCGTGCCGCTGATGGCGCTCAACGATGTGCTTTATCATGCACATGAACGACGGCCCCTGCAGGATGTGCTCACCTGCATTCGCGAGAAGACGACGATCGAGGCGGCAGGCCGCCTGCTTCAGGAAAATGCCGAGCGCTATCTGAAGCCACCGCACGAGATGCAGCGGCTCTTTCGCGATTGCCCGGAGGCCATCGGCGAAACGACGGACTTTCTCGCCCGCATCGATTTTTCGCTCGATCAGTTGAAATACGAGTATCCGGACGAACCGGTGCCGCCCGGCAAGACGCCGCAGGGCTGGCTGGAGGAACTCACCTGGAAACATGCCGGCTGGGTCTACCCCGATGGCGTTCCGCCCAAGGTGGAAGCGCTTCTGAAGCAGGAATTCGCGCTGATCGCGAAGCTCGATTATGCGCGCTATTTCCTGACCATCCACGATATCGTGCAGTTTGCGCGCAACCGGGGCATTCTGTGCCAGGGCCGCGGATCTGCCGCCAATTCGGCGGTCTGCTTCGTACTCGGCATTACCTCGGTGGATCCCGCGACCAGCAATCTTCTCTTTGCACGCTTTCTGTCGGAGGAGCGCCGCGAGCCTCCGGATATCGATGTCGACTTCGAGCATGAGCGGCGCGAAGAGGTCATCCAGCATCTTTATGAGCGCTATGGGCGGCTGCGCGCTGGTATCGCCGCAACCGTCATCCGCTATCGGCCGCGCAGCGCCATCCGCGAAGTCGGCAAGGTGTTCGGGCTGACCGACGACGTGACGGCGCGTCTCGGCGGCATGGTGTGGGGCAGTTTCGGCGACAGCATTCCCGAAAGCCATGTGCGCCAGGCTGGGCTCGATCCGCACAATCCCGTCATCGCCCGCGCGCTCGATTTTGCCCGCCAGCTTCTCACCTTTCCGCGCCACCTCTCGCAGCATGTGGGCGGCTTCGTGCTGACCAACGGGCGGCTCGATGAAACGGTGCCGATCGGCAATGCGGCGATGGAGGACCGCACCTTCATCGAGTGGGACAAGGACGATATCGATGAACTCGGGCTGATGAAGGTCGATGTGCTGGCGCTCGGCATGCTGACCTGCATTCGCAAATGCTTCGACCTCATCCGGCTGCACGAGGGCAGAGACCTCGATCTTGCTGCCATCAAGCACGATGACGATGTCTATCGCATGCTGCAGAAGGGCGATTCCATCGGCGTCTTCCAGGTGGAAAGCCGGGCGCAGATCAACATGCTGCCGCGCCTCAAGCCGGAAAAGTTCTACGATCTCGTCATCCAGGTGGCGATCGTGCGGCCCGGGCCGATCCAGGGCGACATGGTTCATCCCTATCTGCGGCGGCGCGACGGGCTGGAAGAGGTGCATTTTCCTTCGCCCGTCCCGCCGCATGATCCGGACGAGCTGAAGCATGTTCTTTCCCGCACATTGGGAGTGCCGCTTTTCCAGGAACAGGCAATGCAGCTGGCGATCACGGCGGCGGAATTTACGCCGGACCAAGCGAACGGGCTGCGCAAGGCGATGGCAACCTTCCGCCACAACGGCACGATCGGCCGTTTCGAGGAAATGATGGTGAATGGCATGGCGCGGCGCGGCTACGACCGGGATTTTGCCGAGCGCTGCTTTGCGCAGATCAAGGGTTTTGGCGAGTATGGGTTTCCCGAAAGCCATGCGGCTTCCTTCGCACGCCTCGTCTATGTCTCGGCTTGGATCAAGCACCATTATCCGGCGGTCTTTGCCTGTGGGCTCCTCAATTCCCAGCCCATGGGCTTTTACGCCCCGGCGCAGATCGTGCGCGATGCGCGCGAGCATGGCGTCGAAGTGCGGCCGGTGGACGTGAATTACAGCCATCACGACAACACGCTGGAGCGGGCGGCGAATGGCAAACTCGCCCTGCGCATCGGCTTTCGGCAGATGGATGGGTTTCGCGAGGACTGGTCGCAAGCGCTCGTTTCCCGGCGTGGCCGTGGCTATGCGAGCATCGAGGCCTTGTGGCATGGGGTCGAGCTCGAACACCGCGCGCTGAAAGGCCTGGCCGATGCCGATGCATTTCGGTCGATCGGGATCGACCGGCGTGATGCGCTGTGGGCCGTGCGGCGGTTGCCGGAAGATCGGCCGTTGCCGCTCTTTGCCGCGGCCGCACAGCAGGAGCTCGGGCTTGAGCAACCCTCCCGCCTGCCACCCATGCCGCTCGCCGAACAGGTCGTCGCCGATTATCAGACCGTGAAACTGTCGCTCAAGGCGCATCCGATCGCTTTTCTGCGCGAGCGATTTCGCAGCGAAGGCATCATCTCCTGCGCTCAGTCAGGGGAGATGCCGGACCGTGCGTTCGTCAAGGTTGCGGGGGTGGTTCTGGTGCGCCAGCGGCCCGGCAAGGGCAACGCGATCTTCATGACGCTGGAAGACGAGACGGGCGTCGCCAACACGCTTTTATGGTCGCGGCTTTTCGACAGGTATCGACGCGCCGTGATGAGCGCAAAGCTCGTCGTGGTCGAAGCTCAGATCCAAAGAAGCAAGGAAGGCGTGGTGCATCTCATGGTCACTGCCGTGCATGACCGCACGGGGGATCTCGCGATGCTGTCCGATGTCCATTCCGCCAGCATCGAATTGTCACGCGCCGACGAGGTTACCCACCCAACTTATACCCGCCAGGGCGAGGGCGGGCGCCACCCGCGCAATGTACGGATCATACCGAAGTCACGCGATTTCCATTGACATGAATATCGGCAGGGATCGCACGCCACAGGCTATTTCGGCGAAATCCTCGCATTTGCTTTCGTGGTCGCAGAGGCTGGTGTCGCCGCCACGGTATTGCCGACCGGCACGGCCTCACCTGCACCGAAGAATTTGTCGCGCTCCCGCCAGATCGCCGGCAAGGCGAGCAGACCGATCGAGACGACCGCGATCACCGTCTTCGTAAGCTGCGACAGCTCCGGTGTCCGCTGGTCCACATAATAGACTGCGTAGACGATCACGACGT from Georhizobium profundi includes these protein-coding regions:
- a CDS encoding error-prone DNA polymerase; this encodes MMRYGELAVSTNFSFLRGASHPHEFITRALELGYAGIGIADCNTVAGVVRAYSALNELNSDYAAQYGKGARLDFKLVVGARLVFADGTPDILAYPENRAGWGRLCRLLTKGKMGDTKKGDCILSFADLLSLSADLLFIVMPPDQLDQVEATLAQLSRTAPGSVWLGAAMGRRGDDRRRLVALKSLADAARVPLMALNDVLYHAHERRPLQDVLTCIREKTTIEAAGRLLQENAERYLKPPHEMQRLFRDCPEAIGETTDFLARIDFSLDQLKYEYPDEPVPPGKTPQGWLEELTWKHAGWVYPDGVPPKVEALLKQEFALIAKLDYARYFLTIHDIVQFARNRGILCQGRGSAANSAVCFVLGITSVDPATSNLLFARFLSEERREPPDIDVDFEHERREEVIQHLYERYGRLRAGIAATVIRYRPRSAIREVGKVFGLTDDVTARLGGMVWGSFGDSIPESHVRQAGLDPHNPVIARALDFARQLLTFPRHLSQHVGGFVLTNGRLDETVPIGNAAMEDRTFIEWDKDDIDELGLMKVDVLALGMLTCIRKCFDLIRLHEGRDLDLAAIKHDDDVYRMLQKGDSIGVFQVESRAQINMLPRLKPEKFYDLVIQVAIVRPGPIQGDMVHPYLRRRDGLEEVHFPSPVPPHDPDELKHVLSRTLGVPLFQEQAMQLAITAAEFTPDQANGLRKAMATFRHNGTIGRFEEMMVNGMARRGYDRDFAERCFAQIKGFGEYGFPESHAASFARLVYVSAWIKHHYPAVFACGLLNSQPMGFYAPAQIVRDAREHGVEVRPVDVNYSHHDNTLERAANGKLALRIGFRQMDGFREDWSQALVSRRGRGYASIEALWHGVELEHRALKGLADADAFRSIGIDRRDALWAVRRLPEDRPLPLFAAAAQQELGLEQPSRLPPMPLAEQVVADYQTVKLSLKAHPIAFLRERFRSEGIISCAQSGEMPDRAFVKVAGVVLVRQRPGKGNAIFMTLEDETGVANTLLWSRLFDRYRRAVMSAKLVVVEAQIQRSKEGVVHLMVTAVHDRTGDLAMLSDVHSASIELSRADEVTHPTYTRQGEGGRHPRNVRIIPKSRDFH
- a CDS encoding ImuA family protein; this translates as MNIEIDLQPTIEPDLHVFHPFPTQAATGCTGTGAIAGEKGFTLGLDQVDATLGGGLPRGCLHEVFAHEVGDAGASAGFALALALRAAGEGRHIVWVRHAFAVLEQGDLYAPGLAQFGIDPDRVLLISAKSETMVLRAGLEALRSPALGAVLLEIWGKAGFLDLTASRRMMLAASRSGVTGFILRAAGQPQPSSSLTRWQVRAAPSVGLAAGAPSNPVFDILLDRHRAGIAGGRWHLEWNRDRKSFDLSAAQPARFDEPLATPKRSAAKPLPGSVVSLPVDRPAASPEDQKPFRKTG
- a CDS encoding Y-family DNA polymerase — translated: MKGALRLAAADPAARALGLSPGLTLADARARVPDIEVCETAPEADRRMLERLADACDRFTPLVGFDGKCLDGTGGLMLDIAGCVHLFGGEAAMLQDIADKFETAGFKTFAAIASAPDTARAMAQFGSGGIVAEGSEEHAVRPLPVAALGLGAEIENGLARAGLRSIGDVAARPRGPLVARFGPELAYRLDLVMGRRRSSITPRRTVGDIIVEKRFGEPIGYEEDIRACLRHLAGQAGELLQERGKGGRLFEAAFFRADGKVTRIPVETARPSRDPAALMRLYDAKLEGLADPLDPGFGFDLIRLSVIFSETLVPEAQELSSKGVPTEEASALVERLSARFTPEQVVRFVSRDTHIPERAAEAIPALSSEQSAITWVVQDSGEPPLRPLFLFTPPHAIDVTASVPDGPPHRFFWRRVEHAIVKAEGPERIAQEWWRDAGQAMTRDYFRLEDTAGRRFWVYREGLYGMEVTNPRWFLHGIFA